Proteins encoded together in one Desulfosporosinus meridiei DSM 13257 window:
- a CDS encoding acyl-CoA dehydrogenase family protein, which yields MDFRLTEEQEAIQKVARDFAQKELLPIVLESDETSTFPVDLYKKMGEMGLLGLPFPSEYGGSDGDYLSYILAVEEISKVHSAVGISYSVNTSLCAGGIYQNASEEQKKKYLPDVCSGKKFGSFGLTEPNAGSDAAGVRTRAVKDGDHYILNGSKCFITNGPLSETFLVFASTDLSQGTKGLSAFILEKGFPGFSIGTIENKCGIRATKVSELLFEDCIVPAENLVKQEGKGFGIAMKTLDGGRFGVAAQGLGLAEGAYDCAVKYLKERIQFGKPLFKNQYLAFKMAELAIEIEQAKYLLYKGVLDKQEGRPYSVSAAKAKMACTDAAMHVTVECVQMLGGNGFMKDYHVERMMRDAKITQIYEGTNQIMRMIIAGEIFKD from the coding sequence ATGGATTTTCGTTTAACAGAAGAGCAAGAGGCTATTCAGAAAGTAGCCAGAGATTTTGCCCAAAAGGAACTTTTACCTATCGTACTTGAGAGTGACGAAACTAGTACATTTCCTGTAGATCTTTATAAGAAGATGGGTGAGATGGGTTTATTGGGCTTACCGTTCCCATCAGAATATGGTGGTTCCGACGGAGATTATTTATCCTACATCTTAGCCGTAGAAGAAATTTCCAAGGTGCATAGTGCCGTTGGTATCTCATATTCTGTAAATACCTCTCTCTGTGCAGGAGGAATATATCAAAACGCTTCAGAGGAACAAAAGAAAAAATATCTTCCAGATGTATGTTCCGGAAAGAAATTTGGCTCTTTCGGATTAACTGAGCCAAATGCGGGTTCAGATGCAGCAGGTGTTAGAACAAGAGCTGTAAAAGACGGAGATCACTATATATTAAATGGTTCTAAATGCTTCATTACAAATGGCCCTCTATCAGAGACCTTCTTAGTATTTGCTTCAACGGATTTAAGTCAAGGAACAAAGGGATTATCAGCGTTTATTCTTGAAAAAGGTTTCCCCGGATTTTCAATAGGCACTATTGAAAACAAATGTGGGATAAGAGCAACAAAAGTTTCAGAACTGCTTTTTGAAGACTGTATTGTCCCAGCTGAAAACTTAGTAAAACAAGAGGGAAAAGGTTTTGGGATAGCAATGAAAACTCTTGATGGTGGGAGATTCGGAGTCGCCGCACAAGGACTTGGTCTTGCAGAAGGAGCATATGATTGTGCGGTAAAATATCTGAAAGAAAGAATACAGTTTGGCAAGCCTTTATTTAAAAATCAGTATTTAGCATTTAAAATGGCTGAATTAGCGATTGAAATTGAACAAGCTAAGTATCTATTGTATAAAGGAGTTCTTGATAAACAAGAAGGAAGACCTTATTCAGTTTCAGCAGCTAAGGCAAAAATGGCTTGTACAGATGCAGCAATGCATGTAACCGTAGAATGCGTTCAGATGCTTGGTGGAAATGGCTTCATGAAGGATTATCATGTTGAAAGAATGATGAGAGATGCTAAGATAACTCAGATCTATGAAGGAACAAATCAAATAATGAGAATGATTATTGCTGGAGAAATTTTTAAAGATTAA
- the vanS gene encoding vancomycin resistance histidine kinase VanS, giving the protein MAIKLKSKRDNRRNDYTKLKRKVFFQMLLITVAAAVTVSLLRYILRGQIGNRIVRFLINTFNFDNSEAQTIYQLVIRNNMGMILFVVILVFLVIFFRFFISWFTKYFDEISAGMNKLAEESNDEITLSSELDFMENKLNQLKNNLEKQKKAALDAEQRKNDLVVYLAHDIKTPLTSVIGYLSLLDEAPDMPPEQKAKYVGITLEKAYRLEQLINEFFEITRFNLQAIVLNKEKINLLFMLQQMTDEFYPMLTPQDKQVSINVPEGFTLWGDADKLARVFNNILKNAIAYSYENKVIDISAKQQDKNMVITFTNQGNPIPREKLETIFEKFYRLDSARSTNTGGAGLGLAIAQEIVKAHEGTISVESSLKNTIFTVKLPL; this is encoded by the coding sequence TTGGCTATAAAATTGAAAAGTAAGAGAGATAACAGAAGGAATGATTATACAAAATTAAAAAGAAAAGTATTTTTTCAAATGCTTCTGATTACAGTTGCCGCCGCTGTGACTGTTTCTCTATTGCGCTATATCCTGCGTGGACAGATCGGAAATCGTATCGTTCGATTTTTAATCAACACTTTTAATTTTGATAATTCGGAGGCACAGACAATCTATCAGTTGGTGATACGTAACAATATGGGCATGATCCTTTTTGTTGTAATCCTAGTATTTTTAGTTATATTTTTTCGATTTTTTATTTCTTGGTTCACAAAATATTTTGATGAAATCAGCGCTGGAATGAATAAACTTGCTGAGGAGTCAAATGATGAAATTACTTTATCATCGGAATTGGATTTCATGGAAAATAAGCTTAATCAGCTGAAAAACAACTTGGAAAAACAAAAGAAAGCTGCTCTTGATGCCGAACAGCGCAAAAATGATTTAGTAGTTTATTTAGCTCACGATATAAAGACACCTCTGACCTCCGTTATAGGATACTTAAGTCTTCTGGATGAAGCTCCTGATATGCCTCCTGAACAGAAGGCAAAATATGTCGGTATTACCTTGGAAAAAGCTTATCGATTAGAGCAGCTTATTAATGAGTTTTTCGAGATCACAAGATTTAATCTTCAAGCTATTGTTTTGAATAAAGAAAAAATCAATTTACTGTTCATGCTTCAGCAGATGACCGATGAATTCTATCCAATGCTCACGCCACAGGATAAGCAGGTGTCCATCAATGTGCCTGAGGGCTTCACTCTGTGGGGAGATGCAGACAAACTGGCTCGTGTGTTCAATAACATTCTGAAAAATGCCATAGCCTATAGCTATGAAAACAAGGTCATTGACATTTCTGCTAAACAGCAGGACAAAAATATGGTTATAACATTTACGAATCAGGGAAATCCAATCCCGCGGGAAAAGCTGGAAACTATTTTTGAAAAGTTTTACCGATTAGATTCTGCACGTTCCACAAACACCGGTGGAGCAGGACTGGGTTTGGCAATCGCTCAAGAAATTGTTAAGGCTCACGAGGGTACAATCTCAGTGGAAAGTAGTTTGAAAAATACAATATTTACGGTAAAGCTTCCGTTATAA
- a CDS encoding 4Fe-4S dicluster domain-containing protein, with amino-acid sequence MRQILAKSEHCLGCKSCELACAVAHSASKTLFQAISELPPPQKRIFVECNGEINLPLQCRQCIDAPCVDACMSGAMQFDLTTGLIQVDDQRCVGCMMCVMVCPFGAITEITATRRVTKCDRCRELYYDPACVSACPTKALEFVEVETFAQRGRKTFLDQMKGVN; translated from the coding sequence GTGAGACAGATTCTGGCCAAAAGTGAACATTGCCTCGGTTGCAAAAGCTGTGAACTAGCTTGTGCCGTTGCCCACTCCGCCAGTAAGACCTTGTTCCAGGCAATTAGTGAGCTTCCCCCCCCACAAAAGAGAATCTTCGTAGAGTGCAATGGAGAAATAAATCTCCCATTGCAATGTCGGCAGTGTATCGATGCTCCTTGTGTTGACGCCTGTATGAGCGGGGCTATGCAGTTTGATTTAACAACCGGATTAATTCAAGTCGATGACCAACGGTGTGTAGGGTGCATGATGTGTGTAATGGTCTGCCCCTTTGGAGCTATTACCGAAATTACTGCTACCCGTAGAGTCACCAAGTGCGACCGCTGCCGGGAATTATATTACGATCCGGCTTGTGTCTCAGCCTGTCCAACCAAGGCTTTGGAATTTGTGGAGGTTGAAACGTTTGCCCAGAGGGGACGTAAAACCTTCTTAGACCAAATGAAGGGAGTCAATTAA
- a CDS encoding YwbE family protein, which yields MDGQVRSNIHSGITVNIVLKEDQRTGKRTRGIVKDILTNSQKHPRGIKVRLEDGQIGRVQEIIKKV from the coding sequence TTGGATGGCCAAGTAAGAAGTAATATTCATTCTGGAATCACAGTAAATATTGTTTTAAAAGAAGACCAAAGAACGGGAAAAAGGACGCGTGGTATTGTCAAAGATATCCTAACAAACTCCCAGAAACATCCGAGGGGAATTAAAGTAAGACTTGAGGATGGGCAAATTGGAAGAGTTCAAGAAATTATAAAGAAAGTTTAA
- a CDS encoding NAD(P)/FAD-dependent oxidoreductase — protein MTYIVVGNSAAGLFAAEEIRKHDSQSELIVLTAEQEPSYSRCLTTYFLTGDIPVSQLYLRTPDFAERLNLTILYGVKVSGIDPQQQIVRSADGQEWHYDKLLLAMGSSAKKLAIPGAKLPEVFTLRTMDDALAINKLLEQGVQRAVIIGGGLVSLKSAYALRKRGLDVTVAVSSGQILSQMLDTKAAGLIQEHLRINGLKVLLGTEALSILGKDHVQGVLVSPETELAADLVIVGKGVRPNIQDLGDLGFNIGYGLQVNSSLETNLPNIYAAGDLAETWDLVRQTFTLNATWPNAATQGRIAGANMCGKEEVYPGSLGLNSVDFFGLSAVSVGITKLSDSQKPDNWTEEENLKIVGDKPNYRKLIWQEDLLKGFILVGDISQCGVLTSLIKAGRPLTQPQRNLTLGKLGTLAVGIIK, from the coding sequence ATGACATATATCGTTGTTGGCAATAGCGCGGCCGGGTTGTTTGCGGCTGAAGAAATCCGCAAGCATGACTCTCAGTCAGAACTCATCGTCCTCACGGCGGAACAGGAACCTAGTTATTCACGTTGCCTGACTACGTATTTCTTAACAGGAGATATTCCCGTTTCCCAACTTTACTTGCGAACGCCTGATTTTGCCGAACGGCTGAATCTAACAATCCTTTACGGAGTAAAGGTTAGCGGGATCGATCCCCAACAGCAAATTGTACGCAGTGCTGATGGACAAGAGTGGCATTATGACAAACTTTTGCTGGCCATGGGATCTTCTGCGAAAAAACTCGCGATTCCAGGGGCCAAGCTTCCAGAGGTATTTACCCTGCGTACTATGGATGATGCCTTGGCAATTAATAAGCTCTTAGAGCAAGGAGTGCAAAGAGCTGTCATCATCGGCGGTGGGTTAGTTAGTTTAAAAAGTGCTTATGCCTTAAGAAAAAGGGGACTTGACGTCACTGTTGCGGTCTCCTCAGGGCAGATCCTTTCCCAAATGCTTGATACGAAAGCAGCTGGCTTAATTCAAGAGCACTTGAGAATTAATGGACTTAAAGTTCTATTAGGAACCGAGGCCTTGTCTATCCTGGGAAAAGACCATGTCCAAGGTGTACTGGTTTCACCCGAAACAGAACTTGCTGCTGATTTAGTGATTGTAGGCAAGGGCGTTCGTCCAAACATCCAGGACTTAGGTGATCTCGGCTTTAATATCGGGTATGGACTTCAGGTAAATTCCTCATTAGAAACCAACCTTCCCAATATCTATGCTGCCGGGGATCTTGCAGAAACTTGGGACCTGGTCCGACAAACCTTTACATTGAATGCAACTTGGCCCAATGCAGCGACCCAAGGCAGAATCGCCGGGGCAAATATGTGCGGGAAAGAAGAGGTTTACCCAGGGTCTCTTGGTCTGAACTCTGTCGATTTCTTTGGTCTTTCAGCTGTATCTGTTGGAATTACAAAGCTCTCTGACAGCCAAAAGCCGGATAATTGGACTGAAGAGGAAAACCTGAAAATAGTAGGAGACAAGCCCAACTATCGCAAACTAATTTGGCAAGAGGACCTGTTAAAGGGATTTATCCTGGTTGGGGACATATCCCAATGCGGCGTTTTGACGAGCTTGATTAAAGCAGGCCGTCCATTAACTCAACCTCAAAGAAATTTGACCTTGGGTAAACTTGGAACTCTTGCGGTTGGAATAATCAAGTGA
- the vanZ-A gene encoding glycopeptide resistance protein VanZ-A yields the protein MVKILSRGLLAVYLVILIWLVLFKLQYNILSVFNYNHRSLNLNPFAAPLKLNGRINFGEMINNFIIFIPFGILLNVNYKRFRFLPKFTLILVFSLTAELIQFIFAIGATDIIDVITNTVGGILGLILYRLSNKYISSKKLDWVIIAFGTLLLMFLLYYRIFILRLIY from the coding sequence ATAGTAAAAATATTATCTAGAGGATTGCTAGCCGTATATTTAGTAATACTAATTTGGTTAGTGTTATTCAAATTACAATACAATATTTTGTCAGTATTTAATTATAACCATAGAAGTCTTAACTTGAATCCATTTGCTGCTCCTTTAAAGCTAAATGGAAGAATTAATTTCGGAGAAATGATAAATAATTTTATAATCTTTATTCCTTTTGGCATACTTTTGAATGTCAATTACAAAAGGTTTAGATTTTTGCCTAAGTTTACTTTGATTCTGGTTTTTAGCCTTACTGCTGAATTAATTCAATTTATCTTCGCTATTGGAGCGACAGACATAATTGATGTAATTACAAATACTGTTGGAGGCATTTTAGGACTGATATTATATCGTCTAAGCAATAAGTATATTAGTAGTAAAAAATTAGACTGGGTTATAATTGCTTTTGGTACACTTTTGCTTATGTTTTTGCTCTATTACCGTATCTTTATACTGAGACTAATTTATTAA
- a CDS encoding D-alanyl-D-alanine carboxypeptidase family protein: protein MVRKVKNKKPGISLFVTILMIGVITAFVYHSIITLGNQQTFKDEYDNRTTSVPPAKIESASSVPISPDKLNSPNAILIRLKDHTILMQKNSAEKIYPASLTKIMTAIVAIENLPDLKEKIVLTNSTFQGLYEADASMAGFQPGEQVRAIDLLYGVMLPSGAECCGGLADQIAGSEQNFVKLMNQKAAGLGMKNTHFENSTGLHNANHYTTAKDLAILLSYALQNNTFREIFSSSRHSTQPSNKHPGGITFYSTMFEDLNNQNIIGGEILGGKTGYTDEAGLCLASLARVGKQEYILISAGAKGDHQSEQYNITDALAVYNGIGKR, encoded by the coding sequence ATGGTACGAAAAGTAAAAAACAAAAAGCCAGGAATAAGCCTATTTGTAACAATTCTGATGATAGGTGTTATTACTGCTTTTGTTTATCATTCCATTATTACTCTAGGAAACCAACAGACGTTTAAGGATGAATATGACAATAGAACAACATCGGTTCCTCCGGCTAAGATAGAATCCGCTTCCTCTGTTCCTATATCTCCCGATAAGCTGAACAGTCCTAATGCGATTCTGATTCGGTTAAAAGATCATACCATCCTGATGCAAAAAAACAGCGCAGAAAAAATCTATCCAGCTTCTTTGACTAAGATTATGACAGCTATTGTTGCGATAGAAAATTTACCTGACCTGAAGGAGAAAATCGTACTTACCAATTCTACGTTTCAGGGACTGTACGAAGCAGATGCCTCAATGGCCGGTTTCCAGCCGGGTGAGCAGGTCAGGGCAATCGATTTGTTATACGGAGTAATGCTGCCGAGCGGAGCGGAGTGCTGTGGCGGACTTGCTGATCAGATTGCAGGATCAGAGCAGAATTTCGTAAAATTAATGAATCAAAAGGCGGCAGGTCTGGGCATGAAAAATACGCATTTTGAAAATTCGACTGGACTTCATAATGCAAACCACTATACAACAGCCAAAGATCTGGCTATTCTTCTAAGCTATGCTTTGCAAAATAATACTTTCCGAGAGATTTTTAGTTCATCCCGTCATTCCACACAACCTAGTAATAAGCACCCTGGAGGGATAACCTTTTACAGTACCATGTTCGAAGACCTCAACAATCAAAATATTATTGGTGGGGAAATCTTAGGAGGGAAAACTGGATATACCGATGAGGCCGGTCTATGTCTTGCGAGTCTAGCCAGAGTGGGTAAGCAAGAATATATTCTGATTTCAGCTGGTGCAAAAGGAGATCATCAGTCGGAACAGTATAATATTACCGATGCATTAGCTGTATACAATGGTATTGGAAAACGATAA
- a CDS encoding MarR family winged helix-turn-helix transcriptional regulator has protein sequence MEMTECINFLLTQAQQKVFKCLKSELEPFNVTPVQYGVLQCLWDKGSQTPKQIGSVLGLDSSTITGILDRLENKALIMRNTCKGDRRTINVDFTEEGLKLRDPIGKIIEEVNKEVLKQFSLEEQNQLKKFLERI, from the coding sequence ATGGAAATGACTGAATGTATTAATTTCTTACTAACTCAGGCACAACAAAAAGTTTTTAAATGTTTAAAGTCGGAACTTGAACCGTTTAACGTAACGCCTGTGCAATATGGAGTGTTACAATGTCTTTGGGATAAGGGAAGTCAAACCCCCAAGCAAATTGGGAGTGTTTTGGGTTTAGATAGTTCAACTATCACTGGAATCTTGGATAGATTGGAAAACAAAGCATTGATTATGAGGAATACTTGTAAAGGAGATCGGCGAACTATCAATGTTGATTTTACTGAAGAGGGACTCAAATTGCGTGATCCAATAGGTAAAATTATTGAAGAAGTAAATAAAGAAGTATTAAAACAATTTAGTTTAGAAGAACAAAATCAATTAAAGAAATTTTTAGAGCGAATTTAA
- the cooS gene encoding anaerobic carbon-monoxide dehydrogenase catalytic subunit — protein MKSQKSIDPAALELLPKAALDGVETVWDRYEAQQPQCGFGSLGVCCRHCVQGPCRIDPFGNGPKAGICGASADVIVTRNLLRQVAGGAAAHVDHAYEAVEALELAAKGNINYSIADETKLQQIARGLGLEVSDKNKADLALEVVEAAYADLANHGSKPVQWLMVNAPKERIAVWQSLGILPRNPDREIREAMHQTTMGMDADPVNLVLSTAKQGLVDGYSGLKLATDMQDILFGTPTPVVTEANLGVLKEDCVNLIVHGHVPLLSEKIVFWAGKLQEEAILAGAKGIQVSGVCCSGNEVLMRNRIPLAANYLAQELAIITGAIDAMVVDVQCIMPSLAKVASCYHTELITTMPIVKIPGATHVPFTLEGADDTAQVIVRKAITAYGRRNSKKIHIPNYKQKIVAGFSVEAIVSALSAVNPNQPLKPLVDNIVNGNIFGVVATVGCNNVKATQDIVHVELVKELVRNNVLVVATGCSAHALAKAGFMNSEGTETYAGEGLKAVLTAIGQAAGLGTPLPPVLHMGSCVDNSRIGDLVTALAGYLNVDSASLPVAASAPEPQHEKALSIGTWAVTMGLTTHLGVVPPVLGSKAVTELLTNGLSDVIGGKFYVETDPLKAAQGLLEDIRSKRQKLGLPC, from the coding sequence ATGAAATCTCAAAAATCAATTGATCCTGCTGCCTTAGAATTGCTGCCTAAGGCCGCCTTAGATGGAGTAGAGACCGTTTGGGATCGCTATGAAGCTCAACAACCTCAATGCGGGTTTGGCAGCTTAGGAGTTTGCTGCCGGCATTGTGTTCAGGGACCTTGTCGAATTGATCCCTTTGGCAATGGCCCGAAAGCGGGTATCTGCGGAGCAAGTGCCGATGTCATCGTAACTCGTAATTTACTAAGACAAGTAGCCGGCGGAGCCGCAGCCCATGTTGATCATGCCTATGAGGCCGTTGAGGCTTTAGAGCTGGCGGCTAAGGGGAATATCAATTATAGCATAGCTGATGAGACCAAATTGCAGCAAATTGCCCGTGGATTAGGTTTGGAGGTCTCTGATAAAAACAAAGCAGATCTAGCCTTGGAGGTTGTAGAAGCCGCTTATGCCGATTTAGCTAATCATGGCAGTAAACCCGTGCAATGGCTGATGGTCAATGCACCCAAAGAAAGAATTGCCGTCTGGCAGAGTTTAGGGATTCTTCCCCGCAATCCGGATCGGGAAATTCGCGAAGCAATGCATCAAACAACCATGGGTATGGATGCCGACCCCGTAAATCTTGTCCTATCAACCGCCAAACAAGGGTTGGTGGACGGCTATTCCGGTCTAAAACTGGCCACAGATATGCAAGATATCCTATTCGGAACACCGACTCCTGTCGTGACAGAAGCCAATTTAGGGGTTCTCAAGGAAGACTGCGTCAATCTCATCGTCCATGGCCATGTCCCCTTGCTTTCGGAAAAAATCGTCTTTTGGGCTGGAAAACTACAAGAAGAAGCAATCCTTGCCGGAGCGAAAGGTATTCAAGTCTCAGGGGTATGCTGTTCAGGCAATGAAGTCTTAATGCGCAACAGGATCCCTCTCGCTGCTAACTATTTAGCTCAAGAACTGGCCATAATAACGGGTGCAATTGACGCAATGGTCGTTGATGTACAGTGTATTATGCCTTCCTTAGCAAAAGTAGCCTCTTGTTATCATACAGAGCTTATCACAACCATGCCCATTGTCAAAATACCTGGAGCCACTCATGTTCCCTTTACTTTAGAAGGTGCTGATGATACGGCTCAGGTAATTGTTCGCAAAGCCATCACTGCCTATGGTCGCAGGAACAGTAAGAAGATACACATACCTAATTACAAACAGAAAATCGTAGCTGGATTTAGTGTAGAAGCAATTGTCAGTGCCCTCTCGGCTGTGAATCCTAACCAACCCCTTAAACCTTTGGTTGACAATATTGTTAATGGCAATATTTTCGGAGTCGTAGCTACCGTTGGGTGCAACAATGTCAAAGCAACTCAGGATATCGTTCATGTAGAATTAGTAAAAGAGCTTGTGAGAAATAATGTATTAGTGGTGGCTACAGGATGTTCAGCTCATGCCCTGGCCAAGGCTGGTTTCATGAATTCTGAAGGGACTGAAACTTACGCTGGAGAAGGTCTGAAAGCCGTTTTAACTGCAATCGGTCAAGCTGCCGGTTTAGGTACTCCCCTCCCCCCTGTCTTACACATGGGAAGTTGTGTGGATAATTCAAGAATTGGAGATTTAGTAACAGCTCTGGCCGGCTATCTGAATGTAGATTCCGCCTCCCTTCCTGTGGCAGCCAGTGCTCCCGAACCTCAGCATGAAAAAGCCTTGAGTATCGGAACCTGGGCTGTAACTATGGGACTAACAACGCACCTTGGCGTAGTTCCACCCGTATTAGGGAGCAAAGCAGTGACTGAATTACTTACCAACGGCCTCAGTGACGTGATCGGGGGAAAATTCTACGTTGAAACAGATCCCTTAAAAGCCGCTCAAGGACTTCTGGAGGATATCCGTTCTAAACGCCAAAAGCTCGGACTTCCGTGTTAA
- a CDS encoding thioesterase family protein: MKSTLQSGLSYEFKFTVPEDKTVPYLYPESEEFQAMPKVFGTGFMVGLFEWACIKAINPHLDWPNEQTVGTDVKLSHIAATPPGFTVTVKLRLEKIEGKKLLFHVEAHDGVDQISEGTHERFIINAAKFNEKVTRKSEIKA, translated from the coding sequence ATGAAAAGCACTTTACAATCTGGTTTGTCTTATGAGTTTAAGTTTACTGTTCCAGAAGACAAAACTGTTCCTTATCTTTACCCTGAATCGGAAGAATTCCAAGCAATGCCTAAAGTTTTTGGAACGGGATTTATGGTGGGCTTATTTGAATGGGCATGTATTAAAGCTATCAATCCTCATTTGGATTGGCCTAACGAACAAACCGTTGGCACCGATGTTAAATTAAGCCACATTGCCGCTACACCGCCAGGTTTTACTGTTACAGTTAAACTACGTTTAGAAAAGATCGAGGGCAAAAAATTACTGTTTCATGTAGAAGCCCATGATGGGGTAGACCAAATTTCTGAAGGTACTCATGAGAGATTCATCATTAATGCCGCTAAGTTTAATGAAAAGGTAACCAGGAAATCAGAGATAAAAGCATAA
- a CDS encoding Ig-like domain-containing protein, whose product MRKLPWFIAVLVILVILTSCTTEKSVKELKLDKHSFSLEVGMSNTLNLLISPENAKKPEIEWLTSDEKIASVDETGLVKANSIGKAIITAKTKNGKLSVSSDIIVTPKSVKGISLNKDSVTIDIGSNEKIEISIEPVDAGNQKVVWESSNTKFATIDENGTIKGVAAGTTDIIVRTEDGSFTDKCSVTIKKKVEASAGSNTNKSNSTNSNVNSIPEKIFKVTLLSPKASSIVKLEPLVISWKVEKNPNDVDLYSIAIFDMIPWVPGYTGANEPSGPYKRDLHGKVNPISPRPNEANGISSWTVPVSIGNFGLKKGHKYKLQINAHLLPPKDYVPSGPYKYQQFLTTEFTVEGVLDYPTE is encoded by the coding sequence TTGAGAAAACTTCCATGGTTCATTGCTGTTCTGGTTATCTTAGTAATACTCACATCCTGTACGACAGAAAAATCCGTAAAAGAACTTAAACTTGATAAACATAGCTTTAGTTTGGAAGTAGGCATGAGTAATACTTTAAACCTTTTAATAAGTCCTGAGAACGCGAAGAAACCTGAAATTGAGTGGTTAACAAGTGACGAAAAAATAGCATCTGTTGATGAGACAGGGCTTGTGAAAGCAAATTCAATTGGAAAGGCTATAATTACAGCTAAAACAAAGAACGGGAAATTATCTGTATCTAGTGACATAATAGTCACTCCTAAGTCTGTTAAAGGTATATCTTTGAACAAAGACTCAGTTACCATTGACATCGGTTCTAATGAAAAAATTGAAATATCTATTGAGCCAGTCGATGCTGGAAATCAAAAGGTTGTCTGGGAGTCGAGTAATACAAAATTTGCTACCATAGATGAAAATGGAACTATTAAGGGGGTGGCAGCTGGTACTACTGATATAATAGTGAGAACCGAGGATGGAAGTTTTACTGATAAGTGCTCGGTGACAATTAAGAAAAAGGTAGAAGCCTCTGCGGGTTCAAACACAAATAAAAGCAACTCTACAAATTCGAATGTTAACTCTATCCCAGAAAAGATTTTTAAGGTTACACTACTTTCTCCTAAAGCAAGCAGTATCGTTAAGCTTGAACCACTTGTTATCAGTTGGAAGGTGGAAAAAAATCCAAATGATGTTGATTTATACTCTATTGCAATTTTTGATATGATACCTTGGGTCCCAGGCTATACAGGCGCAAATGAACCGTCAGGCCCTTATAAGAGGGACCTGCATGGAAAAGTTAATCCTATTTCTCCAAGACCAAATGAAGCAAATGGCATTTCAAGTTGGACTGTTCCAGTCTCCATTGGTAATTTTGGCTTAAAAAAGGGTCATAAATATAAATTGCAAATTAATGCACATTTACTACCTCCTAAGGATTATGTGCCAAGCGGCCCTTATAAGTACCAACAATTCTTAACTACGGAGTTTACCGTTGAGGGTGTATTAGACTATCCTACCGAATAA
- the vanR gene encoding VanR-ABDEGLN family response regulator transcription factor: MSINILIVDDEKSIADLIEVYLGNEGFRIYKFYTGQEALRCVESEPLELAILDVMLPDIDGFTLCQKIREKHNFPVIMLTAKEEEIDKITGLTLGADDYITKPFRPLELVARVKAQLRRFTKYNSAVRNQEEHLIAFSGLVMDMKTHECTLNEKRLPLTPTEFSILWVLCSNRGRVVSSEELYHEVWGDKYFTNSNNTVMVHIRHLREKMHDSAEHPKYIKTVWGIGYKIEK, from the coding sequence ATGAGCATCAATATTTTAATTGTAGACGATGAGAAGTCCATAGCGGACCTCATTGAAGTTTATTTAGGAAATGAAGGGTTTAGAATATATAAATTTTATACCGGTCAAGAGGCCTTACGGTGTGTTGAGTCGGAACCGTTAGAGCTGGCAATACTTGATGTTATGCTGCCGGATATTGATGGCTTTACTCTCTGCCAGAAAATTAGAGAAAAACATAACTTTCCGGTTATCATGCTGACAGCAAAAGAAGAAGAAATCGATAAGATCACGGGGCTGACATTAGGTGCAGACGACTATATCACTAAACCCTTTCGCCCCTTGGAACTCGTTGCCCGCGTGAAGGCACAACTCCGAAGATTTACCAAATATAATTCTGCGGTGCGAAACCAGGAAGAACACTTGATTGCCTTTTCCGGCTTGGTAATGGACATGAAGACCCATGAATGTACCCTAAATGAAAAAAGGCTACCTCTCACTCCTACAGAATTTTCTATTCTTTGGGTCCTTTGTTCCAATCGCGGACGAGTGGTCAGTTCGGAAGAATTGTATCATGAGGTATGGGGAGACAAGTATTTTACCAATAGCAATAATACGGTAATGGTTCATATCAGACATTTAAGGGAAAAGATGCATGACAGCGCGGAACATCCTAAATATATCAAAACGGTATGGGGGATTGGCTATAAAATTGAAAAGTAA